A window of the Sphaerobacter thermophilus DSM 20745 genome harbors these coding sequences:
- a CDS encoding hydantoinase B/oxoprolinase family protein codes for MVLHEKPLPDFVREHNIDQVTLDIIENALKNIRYEMDRVLVTTAVSPIIREQADEFPLIADRKGRMIVGQFGSPVDTVLAHSPYRVEDLKDGDVIATNDPYMMDGSTSHLPDILLVRPIFYDGDHIGYALQWGNLMDVGGSTAGSIPIDARSIYEEGVRMPPVKLYDGGKLNEDVLRFFCHNSRTPRETRADIMAIAAGTAAGAQRVKDICDRFGKDTYLEACDALLDRTRRSVIELIRKYIPEGQRFEFEDYTDDDGLGNGPIKLKLAMWREGDTLNLDWTGTDAQVPGPVNFLLNKRMFQMFAGVFLISAFDPTILFNDGYEDIINVTIPEGSVLQPKDPAPLSNRLVVMARLFDVLGAVYAKAIGFQVSGSYGTSPNFVYSGVKPTGEPFQTMEILYGGIPAIMGKDGLDGHSWWPEFLAVPAEYMETYYPLIVEEYRARIDSGGAGLYRGGCGIKKVYRFLADGRITYQDDRYHTYPYGVGGGKPGASSKKTLIRANGETVELPSKVRDVPVYAGDRLIFETAGAGGVGDPLERDPELVAKDVRWNLVSREAARRDYGVVLKDDGSVDAAATEAERAKIRATRGPLPEFDHGDLPPLEELSRIVAATRRTFNEWLSQELGKARVNGVR; via the coding sequence ATGGTGCTGCACGAGAAGCCGCTGCCGGACTTCGTCCGCGAGCACAACATCGACCAGGTCACGCTCGACATCATCGAGAACGCGCTGAAGAACATCCGCTACGAGATGGACCGGGTCCTGGTGACCACGGCGGTGAGCCCGATCATCCGTGAGCAGGCGGACGAGTTCCCGCTGATCGCCGACCGGAAGGGCCGCATGATCGTCGGGCAGTTCGGCAGCCCGGTCGATACGGTGCTGGCGCACTCGCCCTACCGGGTCGAGGACCTCAAGGACGGCGACGTCATCGCCACCAACGACCCGTATATGATGGACGGGTCCACCTCCCACCTGCCCGACATCCTGCTGGTGCGGCCGATCTTCTACGACGGCGACCACATCGGCTATGCCCTCCAGTGGGGCAACCTGATGGATGTCGGTGGCAGCACTGCCGGGAGCATCCCCATCGACGCCCGCTCGATCTACGAGGAGGGCGTGCGCATGCCGCCGGTCAAGCTCTACGACGGCGGCAAACTGAATGAGGATGTCCTGCGCTTCTTCTGCCACAACTCGCGCACCCCACGCGAGACGCGGGCGGACATCATGGCCATCGCCGCCGGGACGGCGGCCGGTGCCCAGCGGGTCAAGGACATCTGCGACCGCTTCGGCAAGGACACCTACCTCGAGGCGTGCGACGCGCTGCTCGACCGGACCCGCCGCAGCGTGATCGAGCTGATCCGCAAGTACATCCCGGAGGGCCAGCGCTTCGAGTTCGAGGACTACACCGACGACGACGGCCTCGGTAATGGTCCGATCAAGCTCAAGCTGGCGATGTGGCGGGAAGGCGACACCCTGAACCTCGACTGGACCGGGACCGACGCGCAGGTGCCGGGGCCGGTGAACTTCCTGCTCAACAAGCGGATGTTCCAGATGTTCGCCGGGGTGTTCCTGATCTCCGCCTTTGACCCCACCATCCTGTTCAACGACGGCTACGAGGACATCATCAACGTCACCATCCCGGAGGGGAGCGTGCTGCAGCCGAAGGATCCGGCGCCGCTCTCGAACCGGCTGGTGGTGATGGCGCGCCTGTTCGACGTGCTCGGCGCGGTCTACGCCAAGGCGATCGGCTTCCAGGTCTCCGGCTCCTACGGCACCAGCCCGAACTTCGTGTACTCCGGCGTCAAGCCGACGGGCGAGCCGTTCCAGACGATGGAGATCCTCTACGGCGGGATCCCGGCGATTATGGGCAAGGACGGCCTGGACGGGCACTCCTGGTGGCCCGAGTTCCTGGCCGTGCCTGCGGAGTACATGGAGACCTACTACCCGCTGATCGTCGAGGAGTACCGTGCCCGCATCGACAGCGGAGGCGCGGGGCTTTACCGCGGCGGCTGCGGCATCAAGAAGGTCTACCGCTTCCTCGCCGACGGACGGATCACCTACCAGGACGACCGCTACCACACCTATCCCTACGGCGTGGGCGGCGGCAAGCCGGGCGCGTCGTCGAAGAAGACCCTCATCCGCGCCAACGGCGAGACGGTCGAACTGCCGTCCAAGGTACGCGACGTCCCGGTCTACGCGGGCGACCGGCTCATCTTCGAGACGGCCGGCGCCGGCGGGGTCGGCGACCCGCTGGAACGGGATCCGGAGCTGGTCGCCAAGGATGTGCGCTGGAACCTGGTCAGCCGTGAGGCCGCACGGCGCGACTACGGCGTGGTCCTGAAGGACGACGGCTCGGTTGATGCCGCGGCGACTGAGGCGGAACGAGCGAAGATCCGCGCGACCCGGGGGCCGCTGCCGGAGTTCGACCATGGCGATCTCCCGCCGCTCGAGGAGCTGAGCCGGATCGTCGCCGCGACGCGCCGCACGTTCAACGAGTGGCTCTCCCAGGAGCTTGGCAAGGCGCGCGTCAACGGGGTGAGATAG
- a CDS encoding DUF47 domain-containing protein, whose translation MVLARFLPRDAQFFTLFREAAANAVETAQVLADMLATMEDVDRKARRLRDLEHRGDEITHQVFHSLNSTFVTPIDREDIRDLASQIDDFVDYIEEAGRRIYLYRISERNERATLFGKVLLEQAQILAEAVPRLEHSKERDRVLRYTVEINRLENEADDALSQALAVLYDGVEDIPALIRAIRWGELYQLLEDATDRAESVANTMEGIVLKNA comes from the coding sequence ATGGTACTGGCGCGGTTTCTGCCCCGTGATGCGCAGTTCTTCACCCTCTTCCGCGAAGCCGCGGCCAACGCTGTCGAGACCGCCCAGGTGCTCGCCGACATGCTCGCCACGATGGAGGACGTGGACCGCAAGGCCCGGCGCCTGCGCGACCTCGAGCATCGGGGCGACGAGATCACCCACCAGGTTTTCCACTCCCTCAACAGCACCTTCGTCACACCGATCGACCGGGAAGACATCCGCGACCTGGCCAGCCAGATCGACGACTTCGTCGATTACATCGAAGAGGCGGGCCGGCGCATTTACCTCTACCGCATCAGCGAACGCAACGAGCGGGCGACGCTCTTCGGCAAGGTCCTGTTAGAACAGGCTCAGATCCTCGCCGAGGCGGTCCCGCGGCTGGAGCATTCGAAGGAGCGGGACCGTGTCCTGCGTTACACGGTCGAGATCAACCGGCTGGAGAACGAGGCGGACGACGCGCTGAGCCAGGCACTCGCCGTCCTCTACGATGGCGTTGAGGATATCCCGGCCCTCATCCGAGCGATCCGCTGGGGCGAGTTGTACCAGTTGCTCGAGGACGCGACCGATCGCGCCGAGAGCGTGGCGAACACGATGGAGGGAATCGTACTCAAGAATGCCTGA
- a CDS encoding hydantoinase/oxoprolinase family protein has translation MAYNVAVDVGGTFTDVLLFNEETGELIQGKVLSTPEDPSKGIVTGIQAVCERAGIGFSDLHLHFHGTTVVTNMILTSTGSRVGLLTTKGHEQILHLARAWTPGPLYGWMSLVKPDPPADPTDTIGINERIAADGTVLQPLDEDEVREAIRTLVDRGVEALAIGFLNSYINPAHERRAREIAREMYPDLSVSISSDMGQEYGEYERTLTTVVNTAVRPRTMHYMRNFASSIGEKGFGGTLAVVRSDGGNMSTDAVIDRPIQIALSGPSGGVTGSAYLARVIGVPDVLTLDMGGTSTDVSLVLGGETIIRREIQLGYYQFKVPAVDVQSVGAGGGSIAFLSTSGALQVGPASAGADPGPACYGRGGTQPTVTDANVVLHRIPPGVALGGTLKLDEDAARRAVKTIADPLGMSVEEAASAILDIVNENMHAALRVVSVERGHDPRRFALIAFGGAGPMHANALGRLIHSRSVIVPPSPGVMSAFGFLTSNIQNEFAETYLRIAEETPGSELAATVQRLIAQANEWLESEGVAEDQKVFDLYADCRYYLQNIQIPCRFDLAEIVDGDACTFLRERFEQAHRQRYNFDLPDSPLEIATIRVVGRGTIRGVSLTASTNGRASGDAQVLRHEPVYFNGTWMDTGIYDRASLLPGHVLAGPAIVIQHDTTTVIEPGYTGTVDAYGNILIEEA, from the coding sequence GTGGCGTACAACGTAGCTGTGGACGTGGGGGGCACCTTCACCGACGTCCTCCTCTTCAACGAAGAGACCGGGGAGTTGATCCAGGGCAAGGTGCTCTCCACGCCGGAAGACCCCTCGAAAGGCATCGTTACCGGAATTCAGGCGGTCTGCGAGCGGGCCGGGATCGGGTTCTCGGACCTGCACCTCCACTTCCATGGCACGACCGTCGTGACGAACATGATCCTGACCAGCACTGGCTCCCGGGTGGGGCTGCTCACGACGAAGGGGCACGAGCAGATCCTGCACCTGGCACGTGCCTGGACGCCGGGGCCGCTGTACGGCTGGATGTCGCTCGTCAAGCCCGATCCGCCGGCCGATCCGACCGACACGATCGGCATCAACGAGCGGATCGCCGCCGACGGCACGGTGTTGCAGCCGCTCGACGAGGATGAGGTTCGTGAGGCGATCCGGACGCTGGTCGACCGGGGCGTCGAGGCGCTCGCCATCGGCTTCCTCAACTCCTACATCAACCCCGCGCACGAGCGGCGCGCCCGCGAGATCGCGCGCGAGATGTACCCGGACCTCTCGGTGTCGATCTCGTCCGATATGGGGCAGGAGTACGGCGAGTACGAGCGGACGCTGACCACGGTGGTGAACACCGCCGTGCGACCGCGAACGATGCACTACATGCGGAACTTCGCCTCCTCGATCGGCGAGAAGGGCTTCGGTGGCACGCTCGCTGTGGTCCGTTCCGACGGCGGCAACATGAGCACCGATGCCGTGATCGACCGCCCGATCCAGATCGCGCTCTCGGGGCCGTCCGGCGGCGTGACCGGCTCGGCTTACCTGGCGCGCGTGATCGGCGTGCCCGACGTGCTCACGCTCGACATGGGCGGGACGAGCACCGACGTCTCGCTGGTGCTCGGCGGGGAGACGATCATCCGCCGGGAGATCCAGCTCGGCTACTACCAGTTCAAGGTTCCGGCGGTGGACGTGCAGAGCGTCGGTGCCGGCGGGGGCTCGATCGCCTTCCTGTCGACCAGCGGCGCGCTGCAGGTCGGCCCGGCCAGTGCGGGAGCCGACCCCGGCCCGGCCTGCTACGGCCGCGGCGGCACCCAGCCGACCGTGACCGATGCCAACGTGGTCTTGCACCGCATCCCGCCCGGGGTGGCGCTCGGCGGCACGCTGAAACTGGACGAGGACGCTGCACGGCGTGCGGTCAAGACCATCGCCGACCCGCTGGGCATGAGCGTGGAAGAGGCGGCCTCGGCGATCCTCGACATTGTCAACGAGAACATGCACGCGGCGCTGCGGGTGGTGAGCGTCGAGCGCGGCCACGACCCGCGACGCTTCGCGCTGATCGCCTTCGGCGGCGCGGGACCGATGCACGCCAACGCGCTGGGCCGTCTGATCCACTCGCGCTCGGTGATTGTGCCGCCCAGCCCGGGCGTGATGAGCGCCTTTGGCTTCCTCACGTCGAACATCCAGAACGAGTTCGCCGAGACGTACCTGCGCATCGCCGAGGAGACGCCGGGTTCGGAGCTGGCTGCGACGGTGCAGCGCCTGATTGCCCAGGCGAACGAGTGGCTCGAGAGTGAGGGCGTGGCGGAGGACCAGAAGGTCTTCGACCTCTACGCCGACTGCCGCTACTACTTGCAGAACATCCAGATCCCCTGCCGCTTCGATCTGGCGGAGATCGTGGACGGTGACGCCTGCACCTTCCTGCGCGAGCGGTTCGAGCAGGCGCACCGGCAGCGCTACAACTTCGACCTGCCCGACTCGCCGCTGGAGATCGCGACGATCCGCGTGGTCGGCCGGGGCACGATCCGTGGCGTGAGCCTCACGGCGAGCACCAACGGCCGGGCTTCCGGGGACGCGCAGGTCCTGCGGCACGAGCCGGTCTACTTCAACGGCACCTGGATGGACACCGGAATCTACGACCGCGCCAGCTTGCTCCCGGGCCACGTGCTGGCCGGTCCGGCGATCGTCATCCAGCACGACACCACGACCGTGATCGAGCCGGGCTACACCGGGACTGTGGACGCCTACGGCAACATCCTGATCGAGGAGGCATAG
- a CDS encoding inorganic phosphate transporter — MPDPALLALIVVVALALAFDFINGFHDTANAIATSVATRVLTPGKAVAMAAILNVVGALTGTAVANTVGRGIVPPEVATQLLVISALISAITWNLVTWYFGIPSSSSHALIFSIVGAGVAAAGFQSIILGGLSRTFEGLFFSPLFGFLGAFALMVLLFWIFARVRPRVVSRIFGRLQVLSAAYMAYSHGLGDAQKTMGVITMALASYYGWTGDEWEVPLWVILAAAGAMGAGTAVGGWRIIETMGLKVVELRPIHGFAAETAAATVIEVASRLGIPVSTTHVISSAIMGVGSTRRLSAVRWGVAGRIVSAWVITLPICTILGWLVYSALHLITGVQ; from the coding sequence ATGCCTGATCCGGCTCTCCTGGCGTTGATCGTCGTTGTCGCCCTGGCGCTGGCCTTCGACTTCATCAATGGGTTCCATGACACGGCGAACGCCATCGCCACGTCGGTGGCGACGCGGGTGCTCACCCCCGGCAAGGCCGTCGCCATGGCGGCCATCCTCAACGTCGTCGGTGCGCTGACAGGCACAGCGGTAGCCAACACGGTTGGCCGGGGGATCGTGCCTCCGGAAGTGGCCACCCAGCTCCTCGTGATCTCGGCGCTGATCTCGGCCATCACCTGGAACCTCGTCACGTGGTACTTCGGCATTCCCTCCAGCTCGAGTCACGCCCTCATCTTCTCGATCGTCGGCGCGGGCGTAGCCGCAGCCGGCTTTCAGTCGATCATCCTCGGCGGCCTGTCCCGCACCTTCGAGGGGCTGTTCTTCTCGCCGCTGTTCGGCTTCCTGGGCGCCTTCGCGCTGATGGTGCTCCTGTTCTGGATCTTCGCGCGGGTGCGGCCCCGCGTGGTCTCCCGCATCTTCGGGCGGCTCCAGGTCCTCTCGGCCGCGTACATGGCCTACAGCCACGGTCTGGGCGACGCTCAGAAGACGATGGGCGTGATCACCATGGCATTGGCCAGCTACTACGGCTGGACGGGTGACGAGTGGGAGGTGCCGCTCTGGGTGATCCTGGCGGCGGCAGGTGCGATGGGCGCGGGCACCGCGGTCGGCGGTTGGCGCATCATCGAGACGATGGGGCTGAAGGTGGTTGAGCTGCGGCCGATCCACGGCTTCGCTGCCGAGACCGCGGCGGCGACGGTGATCGAGGTCGCCAGCCGCCTCGGCATCCCGGTCTCGACCACGCACGTCATCTCCTCGGCCATCATGGGCGTCGGCTCGACGCGGCGCCTGTCCGCCGTGCGCTGGGGCGTGGCCGGGCGGATCGTCTCCGCCTGGGTGATCACCCTCCCCATCTGCACGATCCTCGGCTGGCTGGTCTACTCCGCGTTACACCTGATCACCGGCGTACAGTGA
- a CDS encoding peptidoglycan recognition protein family protein, producing the protein MTAGGLQRLPLIDLRARLATNPHGGPATTVPLARKRGIVIHYHGPAIPPDADEVAVLQAAARYHVARDWDEMPGNGLHTAGDGLMYHLAVGRTGALYWCRDVEAVLWHCGAWPANAEALAVLVLIGGDQHATAAQLAALRRLCDTWRDLGHGDEVWGHQELQPTSCPGTLMADFVLPYREGRRIGVAYGHYFTETGHFVGGAFWEYWQRHGGLMIFGYPLTEEIVEDGRTVQYFERAVFEWWPENRPPYQVLLRRLGAAALAARETTPTS; encoded by the coding sequence ATGACCGCCGGCGGCCTGCAGCGACTCCCGCTCATCGACCTCCGCGCCCGGCTCGCGACCAACCCGCACGGTGGCCCGGCCACGACGGTGCCGCTCGCCCGCAAGCGGGGCATCGTGATCCACTACCACGGCCCGGCGATTCCCCCGGACGCGGACGAGGTGGCTGTGCTCCAGGCGGCCGCGCGCTACCACGTCGCCAGAGACTGGGACGAGATGCCCGGCAACGGGCTCCACACCGCCGGGGACGGGCTGATGTACCACCTCGCGGTGGGGCGGACCGGCGCACTCTACTGGTGCCGCGACGTCGAGGCCGTGCTCTGGCACTGCGGCGCCTGGCCGGCCAACGCCGAGGCGCTGGCCGTGCTGGTCCTCATCGGCGGTGACCAGCACGCGACCGCCGCCCAGCTCGCGGCGCTGCGCCGCCTCTGCGACACCTGGCGGGATCTGGGGCACGGCGACGAGGTTTGGGGCCATCAGGAGCTGCAACCGACGAGCTGCCCCGGCACGCTGATGGCCGACTTCGTCTTGCCGTACCGGGAAGGGAGGCGGATCGGGGTGGCCTACGGACACTACTTCACCGAGACGGGACACTTCGTAGGCGGCGCCTTCTGGGAGTACTGGCAGCGGCACGGCGGCCTGATGATCTTCGGCTACCCCCTCACCGAGGAGATCGTGGAGGACGGCCGCACCGTGCAGTACTTCGAGCGCGCCGTCTTCGAGTGGTGGCCGGAGAACCGGCCGCCGTACCAGGTGCTGCTGCGCCGCCTCGGCGCCGCGGCGCTGGCAGCACGGGAGACCACTCCCACCTCCTGA
- a CDS encoding IS982 family transposase yields the protein MDVDTFLITVYVLVDTFCQTHLPPEPHRPGPAPALSRSEVLTLAIFGQWMRFSSEQDFYRYAERHLRPYFPTLPHRSQYNRLLRRHQVALAQFALYLADQLGRGPVAVDVLDVAPAPVRNAKRRGRGWLAGEANIGFSLRLGWFAGFRVLTAVSLEGAITGWGVAPASTNERSLAETLIACRAHPDPRLPSVGTPVATYLADSGFAGEDYEAHLAATYGVTLVATPQRGSRRRWPKAVRRWAARHRQIVETVIGRLLHTFGLERERPHTLAGFQARLAARVALHNLCCWLNRQRGRPLLAVANLITW from the coding sequence ATGGATGTGGACACCTTCCTGATTACAGTCTATGTCCTGGTCGACACCTTCTGCCAGACCCACCTGCCCCCGGAGCCCCACCGCCCCGGCCCCGCGCCGGCCCTGAGCCGCAGCGAGGTCTTGACCCTGGCCATCTTCGGGCAGTGGATGAGGTTCTCCAGTGAGCAGGACTTCTACCGCTACGCCGAGCGCCACCTGCGCCCCTACTTCCCGACCCTGCCCCACCGCAGCCAATACAACCGGCTGCTGCGGCGGCATCAGGTCGCCCTGGCCCAGTTCGCCCTCTACCTGGCAGACCAACTTGGCCGGGGGCCAGTGGCGGTGGATGTGCTCGATGTGGCGCCGGCTCCGGTGCGCAACGCCAAGCGCCGCGGGCGGGGCTGGCTGGCCGGCGAGGCCAACATCGGCTTCAGCTTGCGCCTGGGCTGGTTTGCCGGCTTCCGCGTGCTGACCGCCGTCAGCCTGGAGGGGGCGATCACCGGCTGGGGCGTGGCCCCGGCCAGCACCAATGAGCGGTCCCTCGCCGAGACCCTGATTGCCTGTCGGGCCCACCCCGATCCCCGCCTGCCCAGTGTCGGCACGCCGGTGGCGACCTATCTGGCGGATAGTGGCTTTGCCGGCGAGGACTACGAGGCGCACCTGGCGGCCACCTACGGGGTGACGCTGGTGGCCACCCCGCAGCGAGGCAGTCGGCGGCGCTGGCCCAAGGCGGTCCGCCGCTGGGCGGCCCGGCATCGCCAGATCGTGGAGACGGTCATCGGGCGGCTGCTGCACACCTTCGGGCTGGAGCGCGAGCGGCCGCACACGCTGGCGGGCTTCCAGGCGCGGCTGGCGGCCCGGGTGGCGCTGCACAATCTCTGCTGCTGGCTAAATCGGCAGCGGGGACGGCCGCTGCTGGCGGTGGCGAACCTGATCACCTGGTAG
- a CDS encoding 3-isopropylmalate dehydratase large subunit, with protein MPHTLAEKILLAHSDVADLAPGDIVMVRCDLVMANDVSGPVAFRMMEKMGASTVFDPTKIVMAADHFAPAKDARSADLQRQLKEWSDRHGVTYYGQGRGGIEHTVLVEDGWIVPGTVIAGGDSHTCTYGALGAFGSGLGSTDIAACLVFGSFWQTVPATIEVTFTGAKRPFVTGKDLILAVIDAIGVGGGTNTVLEFVGPGAAALTIDERLAVANMAVEAGAETGLFPADEVTAAYLAGRTDRPWQPERSDPDASFARRVRIDLDGVPPLIALPHSPGNVVPVAEAAGRKIDQVYIGNCANGTMTDLRQAASILAGNRVHPDVRAIIVPASQKVYREALAEGLIDQFVAAGAIVSTPTCGACFGGHMGVLAAGERAVATTNRNFKGRMGSADAEVYLANAYVAAAAAVAGEIIDPSAVAEGVPA; from the coding sequence ATGCCACACACGCTCGCGGAGAAGATCCTCCTGGCCCATAGCGACGTTGCCGACCTGGCGCCCGGGGACATCGTCATGGTCCGCTGCGACCTCGTCATGGCGAACGATGTCTCCGGCCCGGTAGCCTTCCGCATGATGGAGAAGATGGGCGCCAGCACCGTCTTCGACCCGACGAAAATCGTGATGGCCGCCGATCATTTCGCCCCGGCCAAGGACGCCCGCTCGGCCGACCTGCAGCGCCAGTTGAAGGAATGGTCCGACCGGCACGGCGTGACCTACTACGGGCAGGGGCGGGGCGGCATCGAACACACCGTGCTGGTGGAGGACGGCTGGATCGTCCCCGGCACGGTCATTGCCGGGGGCGACTCGCACACCTGCACCTACGGCGCCCTCGGCGCCTTCGGCTCTGGGCTGGGGTCGACCGACATCGCTGCCTGCCTCGTCTTCGGTAGCTTCTGGCAGACGGTTCCAGCAACGATCGAGGTGACGTTCACCGGCGCCAAGCGCCCCTTCGTGACCGGCAAGGACCTCATCCTGGCCGTGATCGACGCGATCGGCGTCGGCGGTGGGACGAACACGGTGCTGGAGTTCGTCGGCCCCGGCGCAGCGGCGCTCACCATCGACGAGCGGCTGGCGGTCGCCAACATGGCGGTTGAGGCCGGGGCGGAGACCGGCCTCTTCCCTGCCGATGAAGTCACCGCCGCCTATCTGGCCGGACGCACCGACCGGCCCTGGCAGCCGGAGCGCTCAGACCCGGATGCCTCGTTCGCCCGCCGGGTCCGGATCGACCTCGACGGCGTGCCGCCGCTGATCGCGTTGCCCCACTCGCCGGGCAACGTCGTGCCGGTGGCTGAGGCCGCCGGGCGGAAGATCGATCAGGTCTACATCGGCAACTGCGCCAACGGCACGATGACCGACCTGCGGCAGGCGGCATCGATCCTGGCTGGCAACCGGGTGCACCCGGACGTCCGGGCCATCATCGTGCCCGCGTCGCAGAAGGTCTACCGGGAGGCGTTGGCGGAGGGGCTGATCGACCAGTTCGTCGCGGCGGGCGCGATTGTCTCGACCCCCACCTGCGGCGCCTGCTTCGGTGGGCACATGGGGGTACTGGCGGCCGGGGAGCGTGCCGTGGCTACCACCAACCGCAACTTCAAGGGGCGCATGGGCTCGGCCGACGCGGAGGTCTACCTGGCGAACGCCTACGTGGCCGCCGCGGCGGCCGTTGCCGGTGAGATCATCGATCCCAGCGCGGTCGCGGAGGGAGTGCCGGCATGA
- a CDS encoding GNAT family N-acetyltransferase has product MAGRALEIVRSVDTGTARVEIALASLRDLPALHALQRRCFSEGQAYGIATLLVLYLWPRAQILVAWAEGRIAGCVVADRNGDRARILNLCVDPDFRRRGIGGFLLKTAEEMLGAPNVTLMVEDKNTGAQELYRRAGYIPVADLRNYYGRNRHGILMQKRR; this is encoded by the coding sequence GTGGCGGGGCGAGCACTAGAGATCGTGCGCAGCGTCGATACCGGTACGGCGCGCGTGGAGATCGCGTTGGCGAGCCTACGCGACCTGCCCGCGTTGCACGCCCTCCAGCGCCGTTGCTTCAGCGAGGGCCAGGCCTACGGCATCGCCACGCTCTTGGTCCTCTATCTCTGGCCGCGGGCACAGATCCTCGTCGCCTGGGCCGAGGGACGCATCGCCGGCTGCGTCGTCGCCGACCGCAACGGCGACCGCGCCCGTATCCTCAACCTCTGTGTCGACCCTGACTTCCGCCGCCGCGGCATCGGCGGGTTCCTCCTCAAGACGGCGGAGGAGATGCTCGGCGCCCCCAACGTGACGCTCATGGTGGAGGACAAGAATACCGGAGCGCAGGAACTCTATCGTCGCGCCGGGTATATCCCGGTCGCCGACCTCCGCAACTATTACGGCCGCAACCGGCACGGGATTCTGATGCAAAAGCGGCGGTGA
- the leuD gene encoding 3-isopropylmalate dehydratase small subunit (catalyzes the isomerization between 2-isopropylmalate and 3-isopropylmalate in leucine biosynthesis), translated as MILEGAAVVIRQDNVDTDVLYPGSYLNIADPEQMKPYLFEGLDPSLRDQLGGPTILVVGENFGTGSSREHVPHAMLAWGIRCVLGKSFARIFYRNCINLGLPAIVCPEAVEAAEPGVTVRIDTDTGAVQVGDATFRAAPLPPFMRDMLASGGLVDWARRRLAEAG; from the coding sequence ATGATCCTGGAAGGCGCCGCTGTTGTTATCCGGCAGGACAACGTCGACACCGACGTGCTCTACCCTGGCTCGTACCTCAACATCGCCGACCCCGAGCAGATGAAGCCGTACCTGTTCGAGGGGTTGGACCCGAGCCTGCGCGACCAGCTCGGCGGACCGACGATCCTGGTCGTGGGCGAGAACTTCGGCACCGGCTCGTCGCGCGAGCACGTGCCGCACGCGATGCTCGCCTGGGGCATCCGCTGCGTGCTGGGCAAGAGCTTCGCCCGCATCTTCTACCGCAACTGCATCAACCTGGGCTTGCCCGCCATCGTCTGCCCGGAGGCGGTCGAGGCCGCCGAGCCCGGGGTCACCGTGCGCATCGACACCGACACCGGGGCGGTCCAGGTGGGCGACGCGACGTTCCGGGCGGCGCCGCTGCCGCCCTTCATGCGGGACATGCTCGCCTCCGGCGGCCTCGTCGACTGGGCCCGCCGCCGCCTCGCCGAAGCAGGGTAG